GATTCAAGTGGTCAATTCCaaaggtacggagtacataaATTCTCCGACAAGAgatctttccccttttttttgctctccttttcttttcttttcttttcttttggctttCAAGAAATCACTTCGGAAGAGGAACAGAAAAGGAGGTAACTGTTGTGTATACAGTGTGTTCGCCTGTGCGCATTGGTCTACCCGTAGATAACGCAACCTTGGGGCCTTGCTACGTCAGCTTGGCGAGAGAATGGGATAACAAGAGTCATCTTTCATTCAAATCCCTCGAAGCTCTGAGGGATACATCAGTCCACCCCTTCCTCGTTAGCCCAATAATCTGGTTCAGTGCAACCTCGTTCTGACTCCACTTGCAGCAACGGCTGGCTAACGTAGATACTAACTACGTACTAATCCTGTTAGTTGAGTGGATCTTCCATGATGAGGTGAGGACGATATCTGTGTCCGTTGTCGATCATCTTACCAGCACTATCTTAGATTCTTAGTATCTATGTCCTAGCGTGAGGCACCTCTGCACCACCAAACTAACGCTCCGACGACTTTTGCATGTAGAATAAAGTACTAGTAACGGTCCGCGCGGCCTTGCGATCATCGGGTGAAAGGAGCGTCTCAACTCACCGAAGCACTGACGGCGCCTAAGCCCGGCACGGGAGTTCTGAGTCCAAAAACTGGCGCCCGTGCTCCTGCATTCCTTCCTTGTTAACCTTTCCTGATTAAGATGGCTCACCCATTAACCCCTAGGGCTTGCCAGCTGTTCACCTGGGTGAATCTTGATTGCGAACGGAAAGGATCGGATGCGGAGAAACTCCTGTGTCAAGGCAGCCCAAAAATAATTCTACAGCCTACCAACTCATGTCCTTCCCCCTTGACTGAGGAGGTCCCTCTTGGAAGCATTTTGGCCGCCTCCCTTGGCACAGCGGACCGAACTCCTACTGTGTAGCAGGTATTGACAAGTATGTGGCTCGACCTTTCAAGGACCATTCGATCCTGATTCTAGAGGTGACAGTCTAGATCAAAAGGACAACGGTCCTATCACTCCCAAAATGACTCGCAACTCTCTTTCAATTGGACCAATCCTAGCTTAAAACAAGCTGTGCTGTATCTGACCCTTGATAAATGGCGGTTATTCTATTGCAACCTCTTCCTCTATCGAAAGATGCATATGTCGAGGTTCATATCGTTAACCATGTCATATATGTCTTCATCAAATCGCGGTTGCTGACCTTTACACAAAATTTATGACTCATCTGATGACCAGTGCGAGTCAGGACTCAGACAGGAGTAGCTGCCTTCCAGATGTTATCTCGCCTTTGGGGGACAGATATAATCGTTACTGCCCTTTATCTTACTCTAGGCAGAAAATGTGCAGGGTCACTACTATCATTAGGGGCTCCTGGTTGGCTAGGATTCTGAACGTTAGTGATTAGGACAGAAGTGCTGTAATGCAGTAGCTTATGGGGATTTGATCCCAATTCAGAAATCTATAACACCTAAGTATCAATGATAATGGCTCTGCCCGGGTGCCGCTCTATAGTGTGGGTTCAAGCTGAAGTGATTCGAGACATAATGTGATCCTCTTGTTGGTTATCTTTTTACTATAGGCATAGACCTTTCTTTGGAAACAGGTGGAATCTCACCTCAGACTCTAATATAGGCATCGGACTATTATAACGCTGCCAGAAGTGCTAATATGCCTGCTCCTATACATACTGCACAGCTAATCGCTTCGTTTAATACTTTCATCAAGTTACCCAATATCAATTCTTTTTCGATCCGCTCTTTGATCATCTCGGGTTTTTATCGCGCCCCTCACCCTCCACTGTAAGATTCGTGGGAGAATCCTCTTTTCTGGTTTTCCCTATCCACAACCTACAGGCCATCTGGCAATTGAATCTACTCAGAAGCTAAGGTTTTCACCTTCTGGCGGATCAATCGTGCTGCTACCGTAGAAGTTTGAGGGGATGCATTACTATATAACATACATCTATCAGTGTAATACTACAAAGCTTGATAGAAGAGATAGATGTCAAGAGGAGAATCAGGTATGTACTCTCTTATACTCAGAATCACATGATTAGGGAGTGGATCTATACTCCAAGAAGTTTAGTGCGACGGGCAAGGCCAACCCCGCGGCGATATCGCGTACTCTGGGCTTGGGTTTCGATAATTGATTCTACCTACCAGCAAATCAATCTGTTGCCCATACACCCAGGAAAAATCCAAGAGAACACAATACCCACTCTTTAGAATGGCCGAAGTAGTGCAATCTGGCCCTGTTGAAGCACAGGCCCGCCATGTTGTCTATTGCGGGGGTGAGTCGCCTCTTTTACTCTGCGTGACGCAATACAGGGACTGTGAATAGATATCACTGACTTATCCGATTTACAGTTTGCACACTGCCTCCGGAGGTATGAAATCTCTTTATTCGTCGCGATAAactttcttgttctcttgtctttctttttcttcttcgcttttttttttttttttttttttttttttttttttttttttgtggaTTTGCCCCGCACCGGTTGTTGGGCAGGAAATACCATAACTTGCAGTTTGACTAACTTGCGATTTTCCTAGTACTGTGAGTTTGGTGGGACAGCGAAGAAATGCGAAGAATGgctgaaagagaaacaacCGGAACTGTACCAACGACTCCACTCTGAAGGTACAGCAAAACATCACTACAGCATAGTGTAGTAAAGAACAGACTAACAGGATTGTGTTCCTTTGCAGAAGCCATCAGCGCTAATTTATCGACACTTTCTATATCTGCCCAGGAGCGTGCAGCGAAGGACGCTGCTAAGAAGGAGGCAAAAGCTGCTCTGGCAGAAGCACGCGACGCAGAGCGCAAGGCAGCCTCCAAGGTTCAAATCAAACGTGTTGAACGGAACAAACGCAAGCACGTCACAGTCATCGCAGGCTTGGAAGTATATGGTTTAGAAAATAAGAAGGTTGCCAAGGAGCTTGGCAAGAAATTTGCAACTGGTTCTTCAGTGACACGATCTGCTGCgggaaatgaagaaattaCAGTACAAGGTGACGTGAGCGATGATGTCCAGGACTGGTTATTGGAGGTCTATGGGAAGGAAATACCAGAAGCGAATATTGAAATCATTgaggacaagaaaaagaagggaagcaGTTAGCCAACGATGAACTATCTTTGGTTGACAGCGTAGGCGCATAAATGTACAAGTTCAGTATTGCATATTGGGTATCGTGTCAATATTATACAAAAGTCTCGATAGGTTGTCAAAGGAATTCAAGGCTGGCCTTGACAAGAAATGTGTATCCCGTTGCGCTCTAGGACTCTGGGAATATCGCCTTGTCAGAGTTCGTCGAAAATTCTCAACCGATCTTGGTCAGTAGCCCTCGCATCCTCGGGATTAGCAGACGTCCAGGTTACCGGGTCAGTAGCGTAGCGGGTATCGTGACGAGAGATTAGCTTCGATGAATATTGAGACAGCGCATATCTATCTTCAGGAATATCTGTGGCCAGCCAATGGATCCCACTTTCTTGCTCGTGCACAAGGGCCTCAGTAGAGCTGTTTGTCACGGTCGCTGCTTGCGAGGTCATGTCAGACTCCGGCGACTCTGAAATAATCCAGTTTTGGACAATAAGAGCTACGGCGAGAGCGAGAATTCCTGCTGTGATCAACCCCCAAAATATACGGAGGCGGCGACTGATTCGTATTTGGCACTCtgcctcttttctctcccagcGGTCAATTTCGTTCCGCATTCCTTCGAGCCTACAGCTAAGCGCTTCAGCCCTCATTCTTCCCGCCTTCATACGTTCTTCCAAGGCCTCGATCTTCTGTATCTGCGGCTGAAAGTCTTTGAGGTCCCCAATTTGCTTTCGAGTGTCCTGGTCCAGGTTAGTGGTCTCTCGCTCAAAGTCTGTGAGGAGTGTCGACGTCGAATCAGAGAGTTCTTGGAAGCAAGCAATCGTGACGTGGAGAGCGGCGAGCTTCTCCAACAGATTATAGTAAGTATAGTCGAGCCTGCGAGTGATATCTGTTGCAAGGGTGCCGATCATCGATAAAGCGGATCGTAAGTAGCTGCCAGCGAGCCCGTTAGATCAACCGGAACGAACAGGACAGAAAATTACCTACCGCTCCCCCTGTTTCCTTCTATATCTTACTTGCTCCAAGTCGTCTAGCGAGCGTACCTCCTGTCGTCTGATCAGACCCAGGTGATTGTTCCGGTCAATGTCATCGAATATACTGCCTTTCCTGCTACCAGTACCCAGTCCCGTAGTAGATTCAGATCCCCAGCGCGACCGAGTTGTCTCCCTTGTCACGGGTCTAAGTAATGCGAGTCCATCGTCGAGATCGCTTTCCTTCTCGCGACCACCAGACCATGGGGGCAACAAGCCCCTGGTACTAGCGGAGGAGGCGATGGGGTTCATTATTCGAGGGAACCGCCCGTCACGGGATTTGCTATGTTTATGCTTATGACGTGGCCTGAATTTGGTAGGATCTAAGCTGGCAGGGTCAAAGGCCAAATGGCGGTGATGTTTTTCTCGAGGCGCCCCTGAAGCGTTTTCGCGATCGTTACGGTCATGATGTGTTTGGAGCACCGGTGGTTCTCGGCTGCTGTTCCAGGCAACATAATCACCGTTTCTGGGGTCTGTAAATGGTCCATCGGCGTTGGGCGGGATCTGAGTGGGAGTGGGAGTGGGTTTGTGGTTTCCGGCGGTACTGGAGCCATGGGTAGTGAAAGGATGAGAAGCGGAGAGTTGTCTGGATGGCGACAGCAACGCAGGCAAAGGGTTTCTCAGTGAAGACTccatttttttattctttttcttattcttttccGCGTCACCACCATCCCTGTTACTTATAACCAGAAAGTAAAGACAGTACGGAGGATGGGAAACTATACTTGCATGTGTCACCCACAACCTCGCTATGTGATTATGCATACATAACACGACGCCAAGACTGATCGACGCTTGCCTTCCAGCTGGTGTCATAATACGTACGTATCTCCTAGAATTTGGAAAGGATCAACGGGCCTCATTTATACAAGTGCAATGGTTACGCACGGAAACATATCTAGGGAATAGAGAGACAAATCGGATCACCTATATCTAGTCCAGTCTAACTGTACATAACACGAGAACCGAAAAACAGCAAATATCCTGATCTTAAGGATAGatacatatgtacatacaaataTCATACGCCCAACTCCTTGTATCACTATCCAACCAATGACTCACATCGTAAGCCTTGTCTTTGTATTGCCCAAGAGTCAAATTTAAGAACGCGGCGAATATAAAGGAAAAAGCGCATTCCCCGCCATACACGCCGAACAAATCATGAATGCGGTGACGATGATAATACGGCGcaaaaataatagtagtgGTGATAAGGGgggtaaaaaggaaaaacaaaaggaaaggaaaagaagaaaccaagaagaaatTTTTCCCACCACAATTACGAGTTGAGCAATTTGTTGCGCTTTTCCTTACGCTTCAATCGCTCAACACGTTTGCGatgcatcttctccgccatcttCTCGTAGcgttccttctcctcctttgcAGCCCTACGCTCCTTGATTCTCTGGATATGCGCCTGTGCAACAATATCAGTAAGCTCGCACATAAAAGCTCCCGATGCTCAATGATATTCGTTCCGCATACCTTCCGTTcggcctccttctcttctttgagTTCTCTTTCGTGTTCTTTAACAGCTTCCTGGTGCTTGCGAGCCTCCAGTCTCTTTTCGTACGAGGTCAGACCAGCGTTAGGACGGAACGGCTTTTTGTTATCGTGCCAGTTTTTTCCTGCGGGTCCAAGGCAGGAAAAATTAGCAGGGCAGAGTGGGATAAGTGGGGAGCGAGAATCTATTACATACCGTTTTTACGCATACCCTTTGTGGGATCAGCCGGAGTGGCCGATACCGTGGAGGACATGGCCggcaaagaaaggaaaattgTAGACCAAGTAGAACGGCGCAAAGAGGCGAAACTCGGAAAAGGGCTCTGTGAGAGATGGAGAGCGGTTGATATAATTTTGGTTTTCCTCGGCGGAGGGACTGGCCGCTTTGCGGCAATCGAAATTTTGAGGAAAAAGTTATCTTAGACCGATCAGATAAACGGATCTCGGCAGAAGTCTTCATCCGATGCCCACTTTGACGTCTGCAATGAGGGATTTGCCAGCCACGATCCTTACCCGGTCGTTGTTCTAGTTGAAATTATCACCACCACTGCTGCAGAAGCTCCCCACTGTTCCCAAAATCCCGCGTCTTGGCTTCATTTTTCATCTGCAGGCGATGCTCACTTGCTGATTTTATCGCGCGTGGGCTCGGGCTGACTTAGAAGAAACCCCTCGTTGATTACTACACCACACCgccccctcctcctcctccctccgaAATCTTACCTTAAATACTCTTTCCCTCCGATTCTACACGGAACCATACAATGTCCTGCCGATAGGGTTTCGTCTCTCCCCCTCTCATCTCTCCCCTTCCATTTACTGTTTTCTTGATTGGACCAGACATAAATCACCTCCTCAACCCCATGGCGGCTGCAGAACATGCGATCACAATCAAGAATGATATGTCAATGGAGCTCCCTACACTTCCCCCCAATCAGGGGGTTGAGGCGTTTAAGGATATAATGTTCGGGTCCGTAAGTAATCCTGCCCACCGCGCTCAAGAGAACGCTGCTTGTGTTAACTATCCCCTGCAGACAGCAGGAATGGCCGGAAAAGTCATCGAGTACCCTTTTGACACGGTGAAGGTGCGGTTGCAATCTCAACCCGACCATCTACCGCTTCGATACAAAGGGCCAATAGACTGTTTTCGGCAGTCATTTCAGGCCGATGGCTTTAGAGGGTTATATCGAGGTCTCAGCGCTCCTATGGCCGGCGCTGCCATAGAAAATAGCTGCTTGTTCTGGAGCTACCGCATGATCCAAGATGTCCTAAAGTCAACATGTTACTCTTCAACGGACCCGCTACCCTTCTCAGCCCTACTGGTCAGTGGCGCTGCATCTGGGTCCATCACTTCACTTGCTCTCACTCCCATTGAACTCATCAAGTGCAAAATGCAAGTACCTCTGGAAGGTGTCAATACGAGGGCTGCTAGTCCACTCGCTTTGGTCGCATCCATATTCCGTCAAGATGGTATCCTGGGATTTTGGCGAGGGCAGTTGGGGACTCTCATTCGAGAGACTGGTGGAGGTGCCGCCTGGTTTGGGGGCTACGAAGGGGTCTCAGCGCTTTTCCGAGCATATCCCACATCCGCTTCAAAAAACAGTTCAGAGCATCAATCGGCTTCTCTCCCGCTTTATCAGCAAATGATTGCTGGTGCAGCAGCTGGTATAAGCTAcaattttctattctatccGGCCGACACAATCAAATCCCGTATGCAAACAGAAGATATAACTCACGGCTCCATCAATGGTCAACGACAAACTTTCTGGGGCGCCGGCAAGGCTCTATGGAAGCAACAAGGGCTCAAGGCTTTGTACCGAGGCTGCGGGATAACTTGCGCGCGATCAGCACCCAGTTCAGCCTTCATATTTACAGTGTACGAAGGACTACGAAATTATTTCGCATAACCTGCTTTACATTAGACgttcattttttcttctcttatATCGGATGATACCTCTGACcatgttcttctctttcttttttcttttttcttttttctttattcttttttatattctttgtcCATTGTTACGGAGGGGTTTCTTTCTTGCAACTAGAGTATTTTTTGACCCCTCAATTGCATTATTGTTGTTTCCAAGAGAACCCATCGGGCGTTGGCATGACAGTCGAAAAGCCTTTTCCATGTTCATATAATCTTtactcttctttccttttcatgaACCCACGCCACGTCCTAGATATTTTGTATAGCTAGTTCATATCTTCGTTataagaaacaaaacaatggGCCGACTGATGAACATTTTTATGCATTGAAACGTGCACCGAGACCTGAAGCTCTCTTTCGAGGGAACTCCCTTGATTGCCTACATAGTTCCATAGTCTTCGCCCATCTCATATCTGAAAATCACCCCAAACGATGATACCAGCATAACCGTAAGTGGGGTATGGGCCGTACTAGCTGCAAGCCGAACGACATCATCCTGATAGCGGAGCTTCTTTCCACGGCCGAACTCATacccctcccctcccctcttAATAACTCAACTTACACTTCTGACCTGTCGCTCATTCCCACTGAGATAAATGAGATACTTCAGGCGCTGTTAAACATGTCTTCTTCTAAACCCTCTCTTACTACCCAGGAACTCCAGACCCTTGCCTCCAAGGCGATCGCTGCTAAAGCTACGGCCTACTGTAAGTCAGCCGCAACTAATGCATCACAGAGTTTCATTACTCGTTGCCACTGCTCTATGCACTTTCCAGTTTCTAAGTGTATCTAAAGGCCCGTACTCTAAATTCCGCGTCGGGGCATGTATTCTCACCCAGTCTGGTGAGTACATCGTTGGCGCCAATGTCGAAAACGCATCCTATCCTGTCGGCACCTGCGCAGAACGAGTGGCCTTCGGTACTGCTGTTGTAAGTTGTGAACCCTGTTAGCCTCCTCGTGAATTACACGGGATTTCCCCGCTCACTCAAGATGATCTTTGCAGGTCGCTGGATATCATGACTTCAAAGCTGTTGCTGTCGCTACCGATAGTAACCCCCCAGCCTCCCCGTGCGGCATGTGTAGACAGTTGTAAGTTCGTACCCTCCTAGTCTTGTCTTTGCTTGCTTCAATTCTGTCTTCGGCAGACTGGCATGATGAGGGCTCGCACCATGACCCTCTCGAGTATTTTATTGATGCTTTCTTGCTAGCATCGTTTACACCGCTGACGATAATTGTATAGCATGAACGAATTTACGACTCCCTCTTTCCCCATTTACATGTATGGCTCTGAAGGAACCTACACTATCAAGACAATGCGCGAGGTACGTGACCGCTTTTGTTAGATGGTTCCTACCGTGTCgccttttttatttttcatacCCAAATGCTCACTGGAAACGTGACACACCCACTGGTACTGACTCACGCTCTTCCTGCAGCTTCTCCCCGACTCGTTTGGACCGGAGGATTTCTCAAAGGAAAGGGTACAGTCTTCGTAGTTACGGCGATTTATCTCCCTCCAAGTTCTTTAGGTTTTCCCCTGAAGGCTACTCTGTTATGTTGCCTTTTAAGAGGTTTGCATATAACGGCACTGTTGTAGAGAGTCTCTGTCACTATTGTTAAGGGAAGAAACCAGTTTGCGTGGACCTACATAATGGCCACCTCATGTCGTATTAAAATTTAGGTCAAATTATCATGGTCGACCAAGAAGCTCTTTTCGCCATAAGGAAGACGTGCTTCGAATGATAAGATATTTGACTACTAAGCTGCTACAATCAAAGAAGCTGCGGAGCTTCCGATTGGCATCATCTTGTCGATTATGCTCCCAGATGTCACATTTCGGAGACATGAATATGCTATTAAGAAACCCAAGGTCACGCAAGACCGCTAAATCGGATGAATCAGGTTGTCCTCTTATTCTGTCGGTTCGTCATCCGTCTAAGAATTAATGATAAGGGGGATTTGGGGAAAGGTGAAAGGTGAAAGAGGgaacagaagaggaaggagcgATCTTCTCTAGTGTAGAGTTGATTAAAATCATGGATACGGCGGAGCCCACAACCGTACACTATAGATTCATAACAGTATACAAGACATACTACTTCCGTTTTATAACATAAATCGTAGAATCACCTAGGAATTGACCGAAAGCATTGAGATATAAAGGAAACGATCAagcctcgtcatcttcatccaatTCGGCGTCTTCCACGCCGAGaagctcatcctcatcgtcgacgATGCTAGTATAATCGCCTCGGCGTGCTGCAAACGAACCGCGAGATGCGTAGGGCCTTGAATAACCCCTGCCCCGTCCAAGGCGAATAAATCCACTGGCACCCCGCCACAAACTCGTAACTAGAAGCGGAAGAGCTCTAGCAACGGCCACGGTGCCTGCCACAATCGCAATTGGCACTGTGACTAACCATGAGTCTCGGGACAGGAAGCTCTGCGAGGTGCCGGCAGATTCGCCAAGGCGAATCTGCCCAAACTTGCCATCCCACTTGCTATAGGCATAATAACCAGCAGCTCCTGCTACTGCAAGGGGGGTCACGATGGCAAAGAACAGGCCCACGCCACTTATGCCGTGCTTTTGCttatattcctcctccttgtTAGGACATGGTTTGGAGACAAAATGGTCCAGGTTCAGACCGCCCTGGCAAGTTGTTTGTGGAATGCGGCGGTATCCGGTTGGCTCCCAATACTCGATTGTGTCAGGATCCTTTTTGCAGATTTCCATAGCATCCGGCTTAGGAAGTCCGGGAACGAGAGCACAGCTACCATCACTCTGAGGCTCATAGTTGTAATCACTGGTCAACGTTAGTCTTCGCACATTATCAGTGGAGGTGTGGAGGAATAAACGAAACAATTACCATTCATAATCAGCTCTCGTGCATGTACAGTTCGTTCCGATGCTGTGAACGTGAGATTCTCGCCAATCGTTCCAACATTGGGCTGACGGCTTTTTGCGATGGTATTGTTCACTGTGGCCAAACAGGCAATTGTTCTCCTGGAAAGGGTGCTTTGGCTCCCAGATATAGTAGTCATCACTATTCCCTTGATTCTCATCCAACAAGCATGGTCTCGGGCGGACTCCGCTGAAGTCAATGTTAAACGTGGCGAACTTATCTTGGACTTCAGAATTCGATAGTCTAGCCCAAAGAAGGAAGTTCTTTGAGGTATCGGATGGCACGGTTGAAATATCATTAATCCGCACTTCTACATCCGAAAACTGAAACTCTTCCCAGGTATCGCCCTCATCGAGGCTATAGTGTATAGTTTTAGTGGGCTTAGACTCGGGCACAATAACAATAACCGAGCCGGAGTCACCATATTCCCACATGTATTTCCCTTTTTTGACGGACTTCCAGCTAATTCCACCATCATTTGTGATGAACGTATCCGCTTCATCTCCACCGGCTAAATGGTCACCCACATTACCCACAGCCATCATCAGACCAATTGCGGATCCAGAAGCAAAAGTGTCCCTTTCATCTTTGCGCTCGGTATAGCCATGGAGATGGAGTGAGCAGTCATCCGTGCCTTTCCCTGCTACGACCGAACAGCCAAAGCTCTTGCCATCCGCGTCCTTGGTTGGAGGGGGAAGTAACATCCATTGCGCTCCATCATTATGAGTGATCATAGTCTTGAGCTTTTTTGGCACTTTCTTCGAGACGTCAGCGACGTTACTGACAACATTCACAACAGCCACCCCTTCTAAGCCCTGCGCCTTTTCAAAAT
This window of the Aspergillus flavus chromosome 8, complete sequence genome carries:
- a CDS encoding carnitine-acylcarnitine carrier protein (amino-acid transporter arg-13) — its product is MAAAEHAITIKNDMSMELPTLPPNQGVEAFKDIMFGSTAGMAGKVIEYPFDTVKVRLQSQPDHLPLRYKGPIDCFRQSFQADGFRGLYRGLSAPMAGAAIENSCLFWSYRMIQDVLKSTCYSSTDPLPFSALLVSGAASGSITSLALTPIELIKCKMQVPLEGVNTRAASPLALVASIFRQDGILGFWRGQLGTLIRETGGGAAWFGGYEGVSALFRAYPTSASKNSSEHQSASLPLYQQMIAGAAAGISYNFLFYPADTIKSRMQTEDITHGSINGQRQTFWGAGKALWKQQGLKALYRGCGITCARSAPSSAFIFTVYEGLRNYFA
- a CDS encoding translation initiation factor SUI1 (RNA binding protein Tma22, putative); the protein is MAEVVQSGPVEAQARHVVYCGVCTLPPEYCEFGGTAKKCEEWLKEKQPELYQRLHSEEAISANLSTLSISAQERAAKDAAKKEAKAALAEARDAERKAASKVQIKRVERNKRKHVTVIAGLEVYGLENKKVAKELGKKFATGSSVTRSAAGNEEITVQGDVSDDVQDWLLEVYGKEIPEANIEIIEDKKKKGSS
- a CDS encoding putative cytidine deaminase → MGRTSCKPNDIILIAELLSTAELIPLPSPLNNSTYTSDLSLIPTEINEILQALLNMSSSKPSLTTQELQTLASKAIAAKATAYCPYSKFRVGACILTQSGEYIVGANVENASYPVGTCAERVAFGTAVVAGYHDFKAVAVATDSNPPASPCGMCRQFMNEFTTPSFPIYMYGSEGTYTIKTMRELLPDSFGPEDFSKERVQSS